A region from the Musa acuminata AAA Group cultivar baxijiao chromosome BXJ1-10, Cavendish_Baxijiao_AAA, whole genome shotgun sequence genome encodes:
- the LOC135584387 gene encoding delta(7)-sterol-C5(6)-desaturase-like isoform X2, whose translation MLLQIIVAMKAMPWYCMLPTLSEYMVENGWTRCFSSVGEVGWPAYIVYQTIYLLIVEFGIYWMHRELHDIKPLYKYLHATHHIYNKQNTLSPFAGLAFHPLDGILQAVPHVIALFLVPSHFRTHVLLLFCEAVWTANIHDCIHGKIWPVMGAGYHTIHHTTYRHNYGHYTVWMDQIFGTLRDPEEEFKKAD comes from the exons ATGCTTCTGCAGATAATTGTTGCAATGAAGGCTATGCCCTGGTACTGTATGCTCCCAACACTTTCAGAATACATGGTTGAAAATGGATGGACCAGATGCTTTTCTAGTGTAGGAGAAGTTGGTTGGCCAGCTTACATTGTTTACCAAACAATATATTTATTGATTGTTGAGTTTGGTATATACTGGATGCACAGAGAGTTGCATGACATAAAGCCACTATACAAGTATCTtcatgcaacacatcacatctaCAATAAGCAGAATACACTCTCTCCTTTTGCTG GATTGGCATTCCATCCATTGGATGGGATATTGCAGGCTGTGCCACATGTGATAGCTCTCTTTCTTGTCCCAAGCCATTTCAGGACTCACGTACTTCTCCTGTTCTGTGAGGCTGTCTGGACGGCAAACATCCACGACTGCATCCATGGTAAGATTTGGCCAGTTATGGGTGCAGGCTACCATACAATCCATCATACCACATACCGGCACAACTACGGTCACTACACGGTATGGATGGATCAGATATTTGGAACTCTTCGAGATCCTGAGGAGGAATTCAAAAAGGCAGATTGA